Proteins from one Cicer arietinum cultivar CDC Frontier isolate Library 1 chromosome 3, Cicar.CDCFrontier_v2.0, whole genome shotgun sequence genomic window:
- the LOC101496400 gene encoding cationic amino acid transporter 4, vacuolar: protein MIVKGCENGGVGVGRWLTGFGSLVRRKQVDSVHYRGHAQLARKLSAVDLVGIGVGATIGAGVYILIGTVAREQAGPALVISLFIAGIAAALSALCYAELACRCPSAGSAYHYTYICIGEGVAWLVGWSLILEYTIGASAVARGITPNLALFFGGQDNLPSFLARHTLPYLGVVVDPCAAVLILFVTLPLCLGIKESSTAQSIVTTVNVCVMLFIIIVGGYLGFRSGWVGYELPSGYFPYGVNGVFAGSAIVFFSYIGFDSVSSTAEEVKNPQRDLPIGISTALAICCVLYMLVSAVIVGLVPYNELNPDTPISSAFSSYGMEWAVYIITTGAVTALFSSLLGSVLPQPRVFMAMARDGLLPSFFSDIHRRTQVPLKSTIVTGLFAAVLAFFMDVSQLAGMVSVGTLLAFTTVAVSVLIIRYVPPNEVPIPTSLLTSVDPFLRHSGVDVEEDRTMNPVDLSSHSDNSHLHDKSDVPLEHPLIIKEVTKEQRNEKTRRKLAAWTITLLCIGILMVTGAASAERCPRILRATLFGVGVILLLCSIIVLACIKQDDTRHTFGYSGGFACPFVPFLPAACILINTYLLIDLGAATWLRVSVWLLIGVLIYLFYGRTHSSLLNATYVPSAHADEIRRTQANYLS from the exons ATGATTGTAAAGGGTTGTGAAAATGGGGGTGTTGGTGTTGGACGGTGGTTAACGGGATTTGGAAGCTTGGTACGGAGGAAACAAGTTGATTCTGTTCATTACAGGGGACATGCTCAATTGGCTAGGAAGTTATCTGCTGTTGACCTTGTTGGAATTG GGGTTGGTGCTACTATAGGAGCTGGAGTGTATATTCTCATTGGAACAGTTGCTAGGGAGCAGGCAGGACCAGCACTTGTAATATCACTCTTTATTGCAGGAATAGCTGCTGCACTATCAGCTTTGTGTTATGCAGAACTTGCATGTCGGTGCCCATCAGCAGGGAGTGCTTATCATTATACATATATATGCATTGGAGAAGG GGTTGCTTGGCTGGTAGGTTGGTCCCTAATTCTAGAATATACGATTGGTGCTTCAGCTGTTGCTCGTGGCATAACCCCGAATCTG GCCTTGTTTTTTGGTGGTCAGGACAACCTACCTTCATTTCTGGCTCGTCATACCTTACCATATCTTGGAGTAGTGGTTGATCCATGTGCAGCTGTATTAATTCTTTTTGTTACCCTCCCTTTGTGCCTTGGAATCAAGGAG AGTTCAACGGCACAATCCATTGTGACCACAGTAAATGTCTGTGTCATGCTGTTCATCATTATAGTTGGTGGATATCTTGGTTTCAGATCCGGATGGGTTGGTTATGAACTCCCGAGTGG GTATTTTCCATATGGAGTGAATGGGGTGTTTGCCGGGTCTGCAATAGTTTTCTTTTCGTACATTGGTTTTGATTCAGTGAGCAGCACAGCTGAGGAG GTAAAAAATCCTCAACGAGATTTGCCGATTGGCATATCAACTGCATTAGCTATATGTTGCGTTCTGTATATGCTTGTATCAGCCGTTATTGTTGGCTTAGTACCGTATAATGAGTTGAACCCAGACACCCCAATTTCCTCAGCATTTTCTAGCTATGGAATGGAATGGGCAGT GTATATAATAACAACTGGAGCTGTCACTGCTCTTTTTTCCAGTTTGTTGGGATCAGTTCTTCCTCAG CCACGGGTCTTTATGGCAATGGCTAGGGATGGTTTGTTGCCCTCCTTCTTCTCGGATATCCACAGGCGCACGCAGGTTCCTTTGAAAAGCACTATTGTTACAGGTCTCTTTGCTGCTGTTCTTGCGTTCTTTATGGATGTTTCTCAGTTAGCAGGGATG GTTAGTGTGGGAACATTGCTTGCATTCACCACAGTTGCAGTTTCAGTTTTGATAATCAGATATGTTCCACCTAATGAAGTACCCATTCCAACTTCACTTCTAACATCTGTTGATCCATTTTTGAGGCATTCTGGTGTTGATGTTGAGGAAGACAGGACCATGAATCCTGTAGATCTTTCTAGTCATTCTGATAATAGTCACTTACATGACAAGTCAGACGTTCCGCTTGAACATCCTTTGATCATAAAAGAAGTAACCAAAG AGCAACGGAATGAGAAGACTAGGAGAAAACTTGCTGCATGGACCATAACCCTTCTATGTATAGGGATTCTCATGGTTACTGGTGCAGCTTCAGCCGAAAGGTGTCCCAG GATTTTGCGCGCAACATTGTTTGGAGTGGGTGTAATTCTTCTTTTGTGCAGCATAATTGTGCTGGCCTGTATAAAGCAAGATGATACCAGACACACCTTTGGGTACTCAGGAG GTTTTGCTTGCCCATTTGTTCCATTCTTACCTGCTGCTTGCATTCTTATAAACACCTACTTACTAATTGATCTTGG GGCTGCTACATGGCTAAGAGTTTCTGTATGGCTGTTAATCGGAGTACTTATATACTTGTTCTATGGCCGAACTCACAGTTCATTGTTAAACGCAACCTATGTTCCGTCAGCCCATGCCGATGAGATCCGTCGCACTCAAGCAAATTATTTATCCTAG
- the LOC101496734 gene encoding cationic amino acid transporter 2, vacuolar-like isoform X1, with protein MGVSVGSKSPKGSWRSFTRRKQVDSAHKNTKPLLAKELTVSHLIAIGVGSTIGAGVYVLVGTVAKEHSGPALAISFLIAGLAAGLSAFCYAELACRCPSAGSAYHYSYICLGEGVAWLIGWSLILEYTIGSAAVARGITPNIAPLFGGLDNLPFFLSRQHIPGIDIVVDPCAAILVFAVTGLLCLGIKKSTVVQGIVTSVNVCALLFVIVAGGYLGFKSGWVGYELPTGYFPFGVDGMLAGSATVFFAYVGFDAVASTAEEVKNPQRDLPLGIGASLFLCCGMYMLVSFVVVGLVPYYAIDPDTPISSAFAEHGMQWAAYIINAGASTALCSALMGGILPQPRILMAMARDGLVPPFLADINKHTQIPVKSTIITGLAAAVLAFSMEVSQLAGMVSVGTLLAFTMVAISVLILRYIPPNEVPVPPSLQDSVVEINVEYEEENISTSEDTKPLDVKGDFPIDYPLISKHLTIGNYINESNRRRVVGWTIAIICLGAFVLTYAASCLTFLSSVRYTLCGVGGTLLVSGFAFLTCIDQDDARHRFGHSGGFTCPFVPLLPTACILINSYLLVNLGAETWMRVSVWLAIGLLIYVFYGRTHSSLKDAIYVPISQEAET; from the exons aTGGGTGTTTCGGTTGGTTCAAAATCACCAAAGGGTTCATGGAGATCTTTCACTAGAAGAAAGCAGGTTGATTCTGCACATAAAAACACTAAGCCTTTGCTTGCAAAGGAATTAACTGTTTCTCATCTCATTGCAATTG GTGTTGGTTCAACAATTGGTGCTGGAGTGTATGTTTTGGTTGGAACAGTTGCAAAAGAGCATTCTGGACCAGCTTTGgctatttcttttctgattgctGGATTAGCAGCTGGTCTCTCTGCCTTTTGCTATGCAGAGTTGGCTTGTCGATGCCCTTCTGCTGGAAGTGCATATCACTATTCATATATATGTCTTGGAGAAGG TGTTGCTTGGTTGATCGGATGGTCGTTGATACTGGAATATACAATCGGTAGCGCTGCTGTTGCTCGTGGCATAACCCCCAATATT gCTCCACTTTTTGGTGGTCTGGATAATCTACCCTTCTTTTTGTCGCGCCAACATATTCCTGGAATTGATATTGTTGTAGACCCATGTGCAGCAATTTTGGTATTTGCTGTTACAGGACTTCTATGTTTGGGGATCAAGAAG AGCACAGTCGTACAAGGCATAGTGACATCAGTGAATGTATGTGCATTGCTTTTTGTCATAGTAGCTGGTGGTTACTTGGGATTCAAGTCTGGATGGGTTGGATATGAACTTCCTACTGG GTATTTTCCTTTTGGGGTTGATGGGATGCTTGCCGGTTCCGCAACAGTTTTCTTTGCATATGTAGGTTTTGATGCAGTTGCTAGCACTGCTGAAGAG GTGAAAAATCCTCAACGAGATTTGCCACTTGGTATTGGTGCTTCACTGTTTCTATGTTGTGGAATGTATATGCTGGTTTCCTTTGTTGTAGTTGGTTTGGTACCTTATTATGCAATTGATCCCGATACCCCTATATCCTCTGCATTTGCTGAACATGGGATGCAATGGGCAGC ttacattataAATGCTGGTGCTTCCACAGCTCTCTGCTCAGCATTGATGGGTGGGATACTTCCCCAG CCACGAATTTTGATGGCTATGGCAAGGGATGGACTAGTGCCACCATTTTTGGCTGACATAAACAAGCACACTCAAATTCCTGTCAAGAGCACAATAATTACCGGTCTAGCGGCTGCCGTCTTGGCATTTTCTATGGAAGTCTCTCAACTTGCAGGGATG GTTAGTGTCGGTACGCTTTTAGCGTTCACCATGGTGGCAATATCTGTTCTGATCCTAAGATATATTCCTCCAAATGAAGTCCCAGTGCCTCCTTCTCTCCAGGATTCAGTTGTAGAGATCAATGTGGAATATGAAGAGGAAAATATCAGTACTTCTGAAGACACAAAACCTTTAGATGTTAAGGGGGATTTTCCCATTGATTATCCCCTTATTTCTAAACACCTTACCATAGGTAACT ATATAAATGAGAGCAATAGAAGAAGAGTTGTTGGGTGGACCATAGCAATCATATGCTTAGGGGCGTTTGTGCTCACATATGCAGCTTCATGTTTAACTTTTCTTAG TTCTGTTCGCTACACATTGTGTGGAGTCGGAGGCACTCTTCTTGTGTCTGGATTCGCCTTCCTAACCTGTATAGATCAAGATGATGCAAGGCACAGATTTGGTCACTCTGGAG GTTTTACATGCCCATTTGTGCCACTGCTGCCTACAGCTTGCATTCTCATCAATTCCTACCTACTTGTTAATCTTGG AGCTGAAACATGGATGCGTGTTTCTGTGTGGCTTGCAATAGGGTTACTAATTTATGTGTTCTATGGCCGAACTCATAGCTCTTTAAAAGATGCAATTTATGTGCCAATAAGTCAAGAAGCTGAAACTTAA
- the LOC101496734 gene encoding cationic amino acid transporter 2, vacuolar-like isoform X2, which yields MGVSVGSKSPKGSWRSFTRRKQVDSAHKNTKPLLAKELTVSHLIAIGVGSTIGAGVYVLVGTVAKEHSGPALAISFLIAGLAAGLSAFCYAELACRCPSAGSAYHYSYICLGEGVAWLIGWSLILEYTIGSAAVARGITPNIAPLFGGLDNLPFFLSRQHIPGIDIVVDPCAAILVFAVTGLLCLGIKKSTVVQGIVTSVNVCALLFVIVAGGYLGFKSGWVGYELPTGYFPFGVDGMLAGSATVFFAYVGFDAVASTAEEVKNPQRDLPLGIGASLFLCCGMYMLVSFVVVGLVPYYAIDPDTPISSAFAEHGMQWAAYIINAGASTALCSALMGGILPQPRILMAMARDGLVPPFLADINKHTQIPVKSTIITGLAAAVLAFSMEVSQLAGMVSVGTLLAFTMVAISVLILRYIPPNEVPVPPSLQDSVVEINVEYEEENISTSEDTKPLDVKGDFPIDYPLISKHLTIDINESNRRRVVGWTIAIICLGAFVLTYAASCLTFLSSVRYTLCGVGGTLLVSGFAFLTCIDQDDARHRFGHSGGFTCPFVPLLPTACILINSYLLVNLGAETWMRVSVWLAIGLLIYVFYGRTHSSLKDAIYVPISQEAET from the exons aTGGGTGTTTCGGTTGGTTCAAAATCACCAAAGGGTTCATGGAGATCTTTCACTAGAAGAAAGCAGGTTGATTCTGCACATAAAAACACTAAGCCTTTGCTTGCAAAGGAATTAACTGTTTCTCATCTCATTGCAATTG GTGTTGGTTCAACAATTGGTGCTGGAGTGTATGTTTTGGTTGGAACAGTTGCAAAAGAGCATTCTGGACCAGCTTTGgctatttcttttctgattgctGGATTAGCAGCTGGTCTCTCTGCCTTTTGCTATGCAGAGTTGGCTTGTCGATGCCCTTCTGCTGGAAGTGCATATCACTATTCATATATATGTCTTGGAGAAGG TGTTGCTTGGTTGATCGGATGGTCGTTGATACTGGAATATACAATCGGTAGCGCTGCTGTTGCTCGTGGCATAACCCCCAATATT gCTCCACTTTTTGGTGGTCTGGATAATCTACCCTTCTTTTTGTCGCGCCAACATATTCCTGGAATTGATATTGTTGTAGACCCATGTGCAGCAATTTTGGTATTTGCTGTTACAGGACTTCTATGTTTGGGGATCAAGAAG AGCACAGTCGTACAAGGCATAGTGACATCAGTGAATGTATGTGCATTGCTTTTTGTCATAGTAGCTGGTGGTTACTTGGGATTCAAGTCTGGATGGGTTGGATATGAACTTCCTACTGG GTATTTTCCTTTTGGGGTTGATGGGATGCTTGCCGGTTCCGCAACAGTTTTCTTTGCATATGTAGGTTTTGATGCAGTTGCTAGCACTGCTGAAGAG GTGAAAAATCCTCAACGAGATTTGCCACTTGGTATTGGTGCTTCACTGTTTCTATGTTGTGGAATGTATATGCTGGTTTCCTTTGTTGTAGTTGGTTTGGTACCTTATTATGCAATTGATCCCGATACCCCTATATCCTCTGCATTTGCTGAACATGGGATGCAATGGGCAGC ttacattataAATGCTGGTGCTTCCACAGCTCTCTGCTCAGCATTGATGGGTGGGATACTTCCCCAG CCACGAATTTTGATGGCTATGGCAAGGGATGGACTAGTGCCACCATTTTTGGCTGACATAAACAAGCACACTCAAATTCCTGTCAAGAGCACAATAATTACCGGTCTAGCGGCTGCCGTCTTGGCATTTTCTATGGAAGTCTCTCAACTTGCAGGGATG GTTAGTGTCGGTACGCTTTTAGCGTTCACCATGGTGGCAATATCTGTTCTGATCCTAAGATATATTCCTCCAAATGAAGTCCCAGTGCCTCCTTCTCTCCAGGATTCAGTTGTAGAGATCAATGTGGAATATGAAGAGGAAAATATCAGTACTTCTGAAGACACAAAACCTTTAGATGTTAAGGGGGATTTTCCCATTGATTATCCCCTTATTTCTAAACACCTTACCATAG ATATAAATGAGAGCAATAGAAGAAGAGTTGTTGGGTGGACCATAGCAATCATATGCTTAGGGGCGTTTGTGCTCACATATGCAGCTTCATGTTTAACTTTTCTTAG TTCTGTTCGCTACACATTGTGTGGAGTCGGAGGCACTCTTCTTGTGTCTGGATTCGCCTTCCTAACCTGTATAGATCAAGATGATGCAAGGCACAGATTTGGTCACTCTGGAG GTTTTACATGCCCATTTGTGCCACTGCTGCCTACAGCTTGCATTCTCATCAATTCCTACCTACTTGTTAATCTTGG AGCTGAAACATGGATGCGTGTTTCTGTGTGGCTTGCAATAGGGTTACTAATTTATGTGTTCTATGGCCGAACTCATAGCTCTTTAAAAGATGCAATTTATGTGCCAATAAGTCAAGAAGCTGAAACTTAA
- the LOC101497042 gene encoding LOW QUALITY PROTEIN: putative disease resistance RPP13-like protein 1 (The sequence of the model RefSeq protein was modified relative to this genomic sequence to represent the inferred CDS: substituted 1 base at 1 genomic stop codon) produces the protein MDVAAVGGAFLSAFLQVLLDRLASPQLVNFIYGNKVDANLIQKLKNTLYAVEAVLNDAEQKQIKDSAVNNWLDDLKDALYIADDLLDHISTKSATTQKNKEVSTTASSYLSRFFNFEERDMVRKLEDIVTRLESILKLKDILGLQHIATHHHSSWRAPSTSLDHGSNIFGRNQDIEAILNLLLHDGDDNDSDKISVIPIVGMGGVGKTTLAQSVYNHDDTVKHKFDVQAWVCVSDDFDVLKVTKALAEEVRSACNTNNLNILQQDLKDKLTGKKFLIVLDDVWTQDYDSWNSLTKPLRCGAKGSKILVTTRIQKVVSMVQTFQGYSLEQLSDEDCWSVFANHACLSPEESTQNMDLEKIGREIVRKCKGLPLAAQSLGGLLRRKRDIRDWNNILNSNIWEIDEKESKIIPALRISYHYLPPYLKRCFVYCCLYPKDYKFEEDDLILLWMAEDLLQPPKNGKTLEEVGHEYFNDLASRSFFQRFGSGDIFRLFVMHDLVHDLATLIEAEFYFRTEELGKETKIGNKTRHLSFNNLSDPVTNNFEIFDRAKHLRTFLTIDFRPTPFNNENASCIILSNLKCLRVLSFQGFEYLKALPDSIDELIHLRYLDLSSTTMKTLPESLCNLHNLQTFKLYNCDQLTKLPNGMQKLVNLRYLDIRCTPKLEDMPKEMSKLNHLQHLSCFVVGKHKEKGIKELGTLSNLHGSLSISKLENVTNNFEASQAKMMDKKYLEELSFEWSHNAKDNFTNSQSEMDILDKLQPVKNLKKVSICGYRGTRFPEWVGDPSYRNLTKLSLFRCHNCCILPPLGQLRSLKQLRISGMSMLETIGSEYGNSLSGIRFPSLERLEFDDMPCWEVWHHPHDSNAYFPVLNSLVIRGCPLLRGDLPSHLPALETIQILQCNQLASSLPSAPATRKLGIHESNKVALRELPISLEEIQIDGRESTESFFEIIAITLPISLKIVKIKNCSSALSFPGDCLPASLNSLLIKNCRNLDFPKHKQHESLKWLYIDRSCDSLTTLPLETFPNLSTLIIDKCENLECISASKILQNLNYILIYNCPKLVSFARDELSAPNLRRLDIYXCVNLKSSTSNCPEMETFEKLMSSPSLSLKDFALLPPSLTSLTLCNMPSLHTLDCTKLEIFGRPLLEERCRMKHPLIWPKISHIQGILVDNKWI, from the exons ATGGATGTTGCTGCTGTTGGTGGAGCTTTTCTCTCTGCTTTCCTTCAAGTTCTTCTCGATAGGCTTGCTTCTCCTCAGCTTGTTAACTTCATCTATGGAAACAAGGTTGACGCCAATTTGATCCAAAAGTTGAAGAACACTCTTTATGCTGTTGAAGCTGTTCTTAATGATGCTGAGCAGAAACAGATCAAAGACTCTGCTGTTAACAATTGGCTTGATGATCTCAAAGATGCTCTCTATATTGCTGATGACCTTCTCGATCACATTTCCACCAAATCTGCTACTACTCAGAAGAACAAAGAGGTGAGTACTACTGCTTCTAGCTACTTGTCTCGCTTTTTCAACTTTGAAGAAAGGGATATGGTTCGTAAGTTAGAAGATATAGTTACTAGGCTTGAATCCATTCTCAAACTCAAAGATATTCTTGGTCTTCAACATATTGCAACTCACCACCACTCTTCTTGGAGAGCTCCATCAACCTCTCTAGATCATGGATCTAACATATTTGGTAGAAATCAAGACATAGAGGCCATACTCAACTTACTGTTACATGATGGTGATGATAATGATAGTGATAAGATTTCTGTGATCCCTATAGTTGGCATGGGTGGTGTGGGCAAAACCACTTTAGCCCAATCTGTGTACAACCATGATGACACTGTAAAACATAAATTCGATGTTCAAGCATGGGTTTGTGTTTctgatgattttgatgttttGAAGGTTACAAAGGCCCTTGCTGAGGAAGTTAGAAGTGCTTGTAACacaaataatttgaatattCTTCAGCAAGATTTGAAGGATAAGTTGACCGGAAAAAAGTTCTTAATTGTTCTGGATGATGTTTGGACCCAAGATTATGACAGTTGGAATTCTCTTACAAAGCCTCTTCGATGCGGAGCTAAAGGAAGTAAAATTCTTGTAACAACCCGTATTCAAAAGGTTGTTTCTATGGTCCAAACTTTTCAAGGTTACTCTCTTGAGCAATTGTCTGATGAAGATTGTTGGTCTGTGTTTGCAAACCATGCTTGCCTTTCTCCAGAAGAATCCACTCAGAATATGGATCTCGAAAAAATTGGCAGAGAAATTGTTAGAAAATGTAAGGGATTGCCTTTAGCAGCACAATCACTTGGGGGTTTGTTGCGACGGAAACGTGATATCAGGGATTGGAATAATATACTCAATAGTAATATTTGGGAAATTGATGAAAAAGAGAGTAAGATCATTCCAGCACTAAGAATTAGTTATCACTATCTCCCTCCCTATTTGAAACGCTGCTTTGTTTATTGCTGCTTATATCCTAAGGATTATAAATTTGAGGAAGACGATTTGATCTTGTTGTGGATGGCAGAAGATCTTTTACAGCCTCCAAAAAATGGAAAGACTTTGGAAGAAGTTGGGCATGAGTATTTTAATGACTTAGCTTCAAGATCTTTTTTTCAACGTTTTGGAAGTGGAGACATCTTCCGGCTTTTTGTGATGCATGATCTGGTGCATGATTTGGCAACATTGATCGAGGCAGAATTCTACTTTAGAACAGAAGAACTTGGGAAAGAAACGAAGATTGGTAACAAGACTCGTCATTTATCATTTAACAATTTAAGTGATCCAGTGACAAATAACTTTGAGATTTTCGACCGAGCAAAACATCTTAGGACCTTTTTGACAATCGATTTTAGACCTACTCCATTCAACAATGAAAATGCATCCTGCATCATTTTGTCAAATTTGAAGTGCTTGAGAGTTTTGTCATTTCAAGGTTTTGAATATCTTAAGGCATTGCCTGACTCGATAGATGAATTAATTCATTTGCGTTATTTGGATCTCTCTTCAACAACTATGAAGACACTACCGGAGTCATTGTGTAATCTGCATAATCTACAAACCTTCAAGTTGTACAACTGTGATCAACTAACCAAACTTCCCAATGGCATGCAAAAGCTTGTGAATTTGCGCTATCTTGATATCCGCTGCACTCCAAAGTTAGAAGATATGCCTAAAGAAATGAGCAAATTAAACCATTTGCAACATTTGAGTTGCTTTGTTGTGGGCAAGCATAAAGAGAAAGGGATCAAGGAACTGGGAACACTGTCAAATCTTCACGGATCACTTTCCATTAGTAAATTAGAGAATGTTACCAACAACTTTGAAGCATCACAAGCGAAAATGATGGATAAGAAGTACCTTGAAGAATTATCTTTTGAATGGTCTCATAATGCAAAAGACAATTTTACAAATTCACAAAGTGAGATGGATATACTAGACAAGCTACAACCTGTTAAGAACCTAAAAAAGGTGTCTATATGTGGATATAGAGGCACGAGATTTCCAGAATGGGTTGGAGATCCTTCCTACCGAAATTTGACTAAGTTGTCTCTATTTCGTTGCCATAATTGTTGTATTCTTCCACCACTTGGACAATTACGCTCTCTCAAGCAATTGAGAATCAGTGGAATGAGTATGTTGGAGACTATCGGATCTGAATATGGTAATTCCTTATCAGGGATTCGCTTTCCCTCCCTTGAACGTCTTGAGTTTGATGACATGCCATGTTGGGAAGTGTGGCATCATCCACATGACTCAAATGCTTATTTTCCTGTACTCAACTCTCTTGTGATTCGTGGTTGTCCCTTATTGCGGGGAGATTTGCCATCTCATCTTCCTGCTTTGGAAACAATTCAGATTTTACAATGCAACCAACTTGCTTCGTCTCTCCCAAGTGCTCCTGCCACCCGCAAATTAGGGATACATGAAAGCAATAAAGTAGCATTGAGAGAGCTACCCATTTCATTGGAAGAGATCCAAATTGATGGAAGAGAGTCAACAGAGTCCTTCTTTGAAATCATTGCCATCACCCTACCGATTTCTCTGAAAATTGTAAAGATCAAGAATTGTTCGTCTGCGTTATCGTTTCCTGGAGATTGTTTACCCGCATCCTTAAATAGTTTGTTAATCAAAAATTGTAGAAATCTAGATTTTCCAAAGCACAAGCAGCATGAGTCACTTAAATGGTTGTATATAGATCGTAGTTGTGATTCTCTGACAACCCTCCCACTGGAGACCTTTCCCAACCTCAGTACTCTCATCATCGACAAGTGTGAAAATCTAGAATGTATATCCGCTTCAAAGATTCTTCAAAATCTcaactatattttaatttacaactgCCCCAAATTAGTTTCATTTGCAAGAGATGAATTGTCTGCGCCCAACTTGAGAAGATTGGATATCTACTAATGTGTTAATTTAAAGTCATCGACAAGTAATTGCCCAGAAATGGAGACGTTT GAGAAGTTAATGAGCAGCCCATCTCTAAGTTTGAAGGATTTTGCATTGCTGCCTCCCTCCCTTACCTCTCTAACGCTATGCAATATGCCAAGTTTGCACACCTTGGACTGCACAAAGCTTGAAATCTTTGGACGTCCACTGCTGGAAGAACGGTGCCGCATGAAACACCCGCTAATTTGGCCCAAAATTTCCCACATCCAAGGCATTTTGGTTGACAACAAATGGATTTAG